In the genome of Sphingopyxis sp. YF1, the window TGCCTCGAACGACGACACGCTGATCGACGTCCGCATCGCACAGGCGCAGTCGGTGCTGGTGTCGGCGGGCCGCGACGACAGCTCGATCCTGATGGTGCTCACCGTCCGCCACCTTGCGCCCCATGTCCCGATCAGCGTCGTCATCCGCGCGCAGGACAATGAACTGCTCGCGCGGCAGGCGGGCGCGAACAACGTCATCAACCCGGTCAGCTTCACCGGGCTGCTGCTCGCCGGATCGGCGCAGGGCGCGCATGTCGCCGACTATATGGCCGACCTCGCCAGCATCGGCGGGCGCGTCCAGCTGCGCGAACGGCCCGTGGCGGCCGAGGAAGTGGGTCGCAGCATCGACGAACTCGCGAGCGAGGGGCGCGGACTGCGCATCTATCGCGCGGGCAAGCCCTATGGCTTCTGGGAGCCCGAGGCGCGGCGGCTCGAACCGGGCGACCAGGTCGTCGAAGTCGTCCGCTGCGAGGAATGCGAGGCGAGCGTGGCCGCGGGTTAGACGGTCGGGATCAGGCTGCGCCGCAGCGCAGAGCCTGTCGAAGGGCGCTTCTCGGCAAGGCACCGGTCGATACGCTGGGCGTTTATCCCCTTGGCATCCGTGGCTCCTTTATCGTCATTGCGAGGAGCGGAGCGACGAAGCAATCTCCTGCCATCGGCAAGACAGAGCGATGGCCGGAGATTGCTTCGCCTCGCGCGCAATGACGCCATACGGATGCGAGCGGGATAAACGCCGATACACTCAGCGCCATGCAGCGCCGTGACGAAAGACCGATCTGGCCTCGACAGGGCGGCTTCCGGCCTTCACCCCCGCCAGTAAATCCACCCCGCCCACAGCCAACCGATGATCAGCAGGGTGCCGCCGACCGGGGTTATCGCGCCGAGCCAGCGCGGCGCGCCGAGCGCCATGGCATAGAGCGTCAGCGCGAACAGCGCCCCGCCCGCGAGCAGCACGATCGCCGGGCCCCGCGCGACGCCCATGATCGCCAGCGCCGCAACCGCGTGGATCAGCTGGTACAATCCGCCGGTGCGCAGCCATTCGGCCTGCTGCGGCCCCGCCGCGCCGTGCGCGCCGAACGCCCCCGCCGCCACCGCGACCGCCGCCGAAATCGCCGCCCAGACACCTATCGCCATCGTCCACCTCGCATTACCGGTTTTGCGCCTCCGCATGGCGCCAAGCGCCGCGCGTGACAAGCGCGACGGAATCGATTATGGGCGCGACCGATCATGACAGTCAAAACCCTCCCTGCCCAGCCGAAGGTCGGCATGGTGTCGCTCGGCTGCCCGAAGGCGCTCGTCGACAGCGAACGGATTCTCACCAAGCTGCGCGCCGACGGCTACGGCCTCTCGCCCGACTATGCCGGCGCCGACGTCGTGCTCGTCAACACCTGCGGCTTCCTCGACAGCGCCAAGGAGGAAAGCCTCGAGGCGATCGGCGAGGCGATGGCCGAAAACGGCCGCGTCATCGTCACCGGCTGCATGGGCAACGAGGCCGAGGTGATCCGCGCGCGCTTCCCGAAGGTGCTCGCCGTCACCGGCGCGCACCAGTACGAACAGGTCGTCGATGCGGTGCATGACGCCGCGCCGCCGACGCAGGGGCCCTTCGTCGATCTGGTACCCGAAGGCGGGCTCAAGCTGACGCCGCGGCACTATAGCTATCTCAAGATTTCCGAAGGCTGCAACCACAGCTGCGCCTTCTGCATCATCCCCGACCTGCGCGGAAAGCTGGTCAGCCGCCGTATCGACGCGGTGCTGCGCGAGGCCGAAAAGCTCGTCGCCGCGGGGACGAAGGAACTGCTCGTCATCAGCCAAGATACGTCGGCTTACGGTGTCGACACGCGCCACGATCCGCGCGAGTGGAAGGGCCGCGAAGTCCGCGCTCATATGACCGACCTCGCCCGCGAACTCGGCCAGCTTCGGACCAGCGAAGGCAAGGCCCCGTGGGTGCGCCTCCACTATGTCTACCCCTATCCCCACGTCGATGCGGTGATCCCGCTGATGGCCGAGGGGTTGCTGACGCCCTATCTCGACATCCCCTTCCAGCACGCGTCGCCCAGCGTCCTCAAGCGCATGAAGCGCCCCGCGAACGAAGCGAAGGTGCTCGAAAGGCTCAAAAGCTGGCGCGCGATCGCCCCCGACATCGCGATCCGATCGAGCTTCGTGGTCGGCTTCCCGGGCGAGACCGAGGCGGATTTCCAATATCTCCTCGACTGGCTCGACGAAGCCCAGCTCGACCGCGTCGGCGCCTTTCGCTTCGAACCCGTCGCGGGCGCGCAGGCGAACGCCCTGCCCGACCCCGTGCCCGAAGAGGTCAAAGAAGAACGTTTCCAGCGCATCATGGCCAAGACCGCCGCGATCAGCGCCGCGAAGCTCGAGGCCAAGATCGGCCGCACTTTGCCCGTGATCATCGACGAAGTCGGCGAAGCCGACCCCAACGATCCTGACTGGGACGGCAGCATCGGCGCCACCGGCCGCAGCCAGGCCGACGCACCCGAGATCGACGGCCATGTCTATCTGCGCGACGTCGCGGCGACGCTCAGGGCCGGCGACATCGTCGACGTCGCGAT includes:
- a CDS encoding DUF423 domain-containing protein, with product MAIGVWAAISAAVAVAAGAFGAHGAAGPQQAEWLRTGGLYQLIHAVAALAIMGVARGPAIVLLAGGALFALTLYAMALGAPRWLGAITPVGGTLLIIGWLWAGWIYWRG
- the rimO gene encoding 30S ribosomal protein S12 methylthiotransferase RimO, which translates into the protein MTVKTLPAQPKVGMVSLGCPKALVDSERILTKLRADGYGLSPDYAGADVVLVNTCGFLDSAKEESLEAIGEAMAENGRVIVTGCMGNEAEVIRARFPKVLAVTGAHQYEQVVDAVHDAAPPTQGPFVDLVPEGGLKLTPRHYSYLKISEGCNHSCAFCIIPDLRGKLVSRRIDAVLREAEKLVAAGTKELLVISQDTSAYGVDTRHDPREWKGREVRAHMTDLARELGQLRTSEGKAPWVRLHYVYPYPHVDAVIPLMAEGLLTPYLDIPFQHASPSVLKRMKRPANEAKVLERLKSWRAIAPDIAIRSSFVVGFPGETEADFQYLLDWLDEAQLDRVGAFRFEPVAGAQANALPDPVPEEVKEERFQRIMAKTAAISAAKLEAKIGRTLPVIIDEVGEADPNDPDWDGSIGATGRSQADAPEIDGHVYLRDVAATLRAGDIVDVAIEDADEHDLFGVVAG